A single genomic interval of Spinacia oleracea cultivar Varoflay chromosome 6, BTI_SOV_V1, whole genome shotgun sequence harbors:
- the LOC110784970 gene encoding uncharacterized protein, translated as MNRGNGEMRNVNSAIETINAAATAIASAESRVPPSSIQKRRWSGCLSTYWCFGSQKNSKRFGHAVLVPEPTPQGNGVAAAPPEHATQPPSFRMPFVAPPSSPASFLPSEPQSALQSPAASVGLNSHSPNVYSPGGPRSIFAIGPYAHETQLVTPPVFSTYTTEPSTAPFTPPPESVHLTTPSSPEVPFARLLDPIHRNGDAGHRFPPSHYDFQSYLLHPGSPVGPLISPGSAVSGSGTSSPFPDPYFPDIRYGVPQKLLTLEKGPMREWGSQQASGSVTPDAIWPKSRDKVLLDRQDSVVSSLPNIPNGHRNNDYLVDHRVSFELTSEDVVRCVEKKPTALPKALQHADERDYNSNDLADSSGSAGTSERGQINFEEGQRHQKQRAASLGSIKEFNFDHVNGLDSDKPCINSNWWANEKVIGKEEGPGQNWSFFPVMQPGVS; from the exons atgaaCAGAGGAAATGGGGAGATGAGAAATGTAAATAGTGCTATTGAGACCATCAACGCAGCTGCTACTGCGATCGCTTCTGCCGAGTCTCGGGTCCCACCTTCCTCTATTCAG AAACGAAGGTGGAGTGGGTGCTTGAGCACATATTGGTGTTTTGGCTCGCAAAAGAACAGCAAAAGATTTGGACATGCTGTCCTTGTCCCTGAGCCAACACCCCAGGGAAACGGAGTTGCTGCTGCACCGCCTGAACATGCAACTCAACCGCCTTCCTTTAGAATGCCTTTTGTTGCTCCTCCCTCATCTCCTGCATCCTTTCTTCCTTCAGAACCACAATCAGCACTACAGTCTCCTGCCGCCTCTGTAGGTCTCAACTCTCACTCTCCTAACGTGTACTCTCCTGGTGGACCACGCTCCATTTTTGCCATTGGCCCATATGCCCACGAGACCCAGTTAGTCACTCCTCCTGTCTTCTCCACCTACACTACCGAACCATCCACTGCCCCATTTACTCCACCCCCCGAGTCAGTTCACCTGACAACTCCTTCCTCTCCCGAGGTGCCGTTTGCTAGACTTCTTGATCCTATTCACCGTAACGGGGATGCAGGTCATAGGTTCCCCCCTTCACATTATGATTTCCAATCCTACCTTCTCCATCCTGGAAGCCCTGTGGGCCCCCTCATTTCACCTGGTTCTGCTGTTTCTGGTTCAGGCACATCCTCACCCTTTCCCGACCCTTACTTTCCTGATATACGGTATGGAGTCCCTCAGAAGCTGCTAACCCTTGAAAAGGGGCCTATGCGTGAATGGGGTTCGCAGCAAGCATCGGGCTCTGTGACCCCAGATGCCATATGGCCCAAGTCTCGAGACAAAGTCCTTTTGGATCGACAAGATTCTGTGGTTTCATCCCTTCCAAATATACCAAATGGACATAGAAACAATGATTATCTCGTTGATCACCGAGTCTCATTCGAGCTAACGTCTGAAGATGTGGTGAGGTGTGTGGAAAAGAAGCCCACAGCGTTGCCTAAAGCATTGCAGCATGCCGATGAGAGGGATTACAATTCAAACGACTTGGCTGATAGTAGTGGTAGTGCAGGAACTTCTGAGAGGGGACAGATAAATTTTGAGGAGGGGCAGAGGCATCAGAAGCAGCGTGCTGCCTCACTCGGGTCAATAAAGGAATTCAATTTCGACCATGTAAACGGGTTGGATTCGGATAAACCATGTATCAACTCAAACTGGTGGGCCAATGAGAAGGTTATAGGCAAAGAAGAAGGACCTGGGCAAAACTGGTCCTTCTTTCCGGTGATGCAGCCGGGTGTCAGCTAG
- the LOC110784901 gene encoding AP2/ERF and B3 domain-containing transcription factor At1g50680-like, with protein MVSSIMTKTEASDSNSSNSSQKRPNTVNKPSKQMGGSSRFKGVVYQQNGHWGAQIYANHHRIWLGTFKTEAAAAAAYDSAAIKLRHGNSSDAHRNFPLTTLTIHEPNFQAYYNTDQVLNMIKDGSYQIKFGEYLSSISQVSNAQTNNCYINQNKQEGQYCQELFRKELTPSDVGKLNRLVIPKRYALKYFPVRDDNGRKFGVCEGEEGGDQAGDMELKFYDKKMKSWKFRYCYWKSSQSFVFTRGWNKFVRVKELEAKDIVSFYMCQFRENDVGDVNKFWMIDIVKCTTTDENVDPKKKGEAVETKKEKGFKLFGVQVVPVNCHEDI; from the coding sequence ATGGTGTCAAGTATTATGACCAAAACCGAAGCGTCGGATTCAAATAGCTCCAACTCATCACAAAAAAGGCCCAACACTGTGAATAAGCCCAGCAAGCAAATGGGTGGTTCATCAAGATTTAAAGGTGTTGTTTATCAACAAAATGGCCATTGGGGAGCACAAATATATGCCAACCACCACAGAATTTGGCTAGGCACCTTCAAAACTGAGGCGGCTGCCGCGGCGGCTTATGATAGCGCCGCCATCAAGCTCCGACACGGGAACTCCAGTGACGCCCATCGGAACTTCCCATTGACAACTCTTACCATACATGAGCCCAATTTTCAAGCCTACTATAATACTGACCAAGTGTTAAACATGATCAAAGATGGGTCATACCAAATTAAGTTTGGAGAATATTTATCTTCCATTTCCCAAGTGAGTAATGCCCAAACAAACAATTGTTATATCAACCAAAACAAGCAAGAAGGGCAGTATTGTCAAGAACTTTTTAGAAAAGAATTGACCCCAAGTGATGTAGGAAAGCTTAACAGGCTAGTGATTCCAAAGAGGTACGCTTTGAAGTATTTCCCTGTTAGAGATGATAATGGTAGGAAATTCGGTGTATGCGAAGGGGAAGAAGGCGGCGATCAAGCTGGAGATATGGAGTTAAAATTCTATGACAAAAAGATGAAGAGTTGGAAATTCAGGTATTGTTATTGGAAGAGTAGCCAAAGTTTTGTGTTTACTCGAGGATGGAACAAATTTGTAAGGGTGAAGGAATTAGAGGCGAAAGATATAGTGAGTTTCTACATGTGTCAGTTTAGAGAAAATGATGTTGGAGATGTAAACAAGTTTTGGATGATTGATATTGTAAAATGTACAACAACTGATGAAAATGTTGATCCAAAGAAGAAAGGGGAAGCTGTTGAGACTAAGAAGGAAAAGGGGTTTAAGCTATTTGGTGTTCAAGTTGTTCCGGTTAACTGTCATGAAGACATTTAG
- the LOC110784971 gene encoding BTB/POZ domain-containing protein At5g41330: MNSSFGSQKSEPESNIVTLNVGGELFQTTQKTLALAGPNSFLSTISSSSNSISDVPFIDRDPELFSVFLSFLRTGNFPSKSTNFDLETLISESQFYGVEPLLIDSLSNPSQFNPLNLEKSLLLPLNGRDTTSAISTTTFGSVHVAHGSKITSFDWSLTRKSTILTQFVAIDSLLAVSPDVAAAGATDFSGLQIIDLEKGYVKENLNWENSTRSSSTVQAIGSSNEHLFTSFESGRRNSNAIVVYDLLGDFRPVFEISRNEMYGAEFNSSLIPATKLSWVSSYNLLMASGSHSGPTGVLGSIKLWDVRSGNAVWEMKEEVDCFADVAVSSSLSCMFKVGINSGEVFFLDLRNLSPESEWVCLGNKTKLINAKKEGLGCKVECHGSNVFVSKGGDIELWSEVLVNSSLNGENRSGDRVFKRSLMGRVEDMGSNKVTNLRFGGNKMFVTRKDQQPIEVWQKNEG, encoded by the coding sequence ATGAATTCTTCATTTGGATCCCAGAAATCCGAACCAGAATCAAATATTGTAACACTCAATGTTGGTGGTGAGCTCTTCCAAACCACCCAAAAAACCCTAGCTCTAGCTGGTCCCAATTCCTTCCTTTCCACCATTTCTTCTTCTTCCAATTCAATTTCAGATGTACCCTTTATCGATCGGGACCCTGAATTGTTCTCTGTCTTTCTCTCTTTCCTAAGAACTGGCAATTTCCCCTCAAAATCCACAAATTTTGATCttgaaaccctaatttccgAATCTCAATTCTACGGAGTTGAGCCCCTTTTAATCGATTCTCTCTCCAACCCATCTCAATTTAACCCATTAAATCTTGAGAAATCGTTGCTTCTTCCCTTAAATGGAAGAGATACGACTTCTGCTATCTCCACGACGACGTTTGGCTCTGTTCATGTTGCTCATGGTAGCAAGATCACTTCTTTTGACTGGTCTTTGACTAGAAAGTCAACGATATTGACCCAATTTGTTGCCATTGATTCTTTACTGGCGGTCTCTCCTGATGTGGCGGCTGCTGGTGCCACTGATTTTTCTGGGTTGCAAATAATTGATCTTGAAAAGGGTTATGTAAAGGAGAATTTGAATTGGGAGAATTCGACCAGGTCTAGTTCAACGGTTCAGGCTATTGGTTCATCTAATGAGCACTTGTTTACTAGTTTCGAATCGGGTCGGAGGAACTCGAATGCGATTGTGGTTTATGATCTCTTAGGTGATTTTAGGCCAGTTTTCGAGATTTCTCGAAACGAAATGTATGGTGCAGAGTTTAATAGTTCTCTTATCCCAGCTACAAAATTGAGCTGGGTTTCAAGTTATAATTTGTTAATGGCATCTGGTTCTCACAGTGGACCAACAGGTGTATTAGGTAGCATAAAATTATGGGATGTTAGATCTGGAAATGCAGTTTGGGAGATGAAAGAGGAAGTAGATTGCTTTGCTGATGTCGCGGTTTCGAGTTCTTTGTCATGTATGTTCAAAGTTGGTATCAATTCAGGTGAAGTTTTCTTCTTAGATTTGAGAAATCTTAGCCCCGAAAGTGAATGGGTGTGTTTAGGGAATAAAACGAAGTTGATTAATGCAAAAAAAGAGGGTTTGGGTTGTAAAGTTGAATGCCATGGGAGTAATGTTTTTGTTAGTAAAGGAGGTGATATAGAGTTGTGGTCTGAAGTATTGGTTAATTCTTCGTTAAATGGTGAAAATAGGTCGGGTGATAGAGTTTTTAAGAGGAGTTTGATGGGAAGAGTTGAGGATATGGGAAGTAACAAAGTTACCAACTTGAGATTTGGTGGAAATAAGATGTTTGTCACAAGAAAGGATCAACAGCCTATTGAAGTTTGGCAAAAGAATGAAGGATGA